The following DNA comes from Brassica oleracea var. oleracea cultivar TO1000 chromosome C5, BOL, whole genome shotgun sequence.
CTAATTATCCCGGTTTTGCCAGAGTTCTTTGGGTTTAATGGACCCTTGTCCTCAGCTTGCTTTGATCCCTCTCCTCCTCCTCCCTGACGCTTGCTTGACTTAGAAGCACCATTCTTACGCGGGGAGAGCACAGCCTGAACAAGCCGCATCTTAGAGGTTCCTACTGCTATCCCTGGCGGCTTCTTAAACAAGATCTTACGAACTCCCTTCTTCTTCTCCTCCCCTCCCGCTTGGACATCTTGGTTCCCATTCCCACCCAGTTCCTCCTCCCCCTCTGCTACACCTCTCATATCCTCATCAGTCTTAACTGTTTCCTCATCCGTAAGAGATTGGAAATCATCAACTCCCTCCGCGAGTTCCTCTTTGCGTTCCTCAATCACCACTGATTCATCAGGCTTCAAAGTCACATTGTCTCCAACAGCAATTCCATTTCCAACTAGGTCCATAGCCTGTTCTAAGCCATTCACCGAGCTCTCTATCTCCGTACTATCTCCTATATCCCCCTCCAAATCCATAGCGGTAGCCCTTGCTCCACTCATCGCAAGCTTGACACCATTGGATTCCGGTAATGCCAGCTGAGGTTTCTCCACCTTATGCAGATTCCTCGGCGCCCTCTCTGTGACCCCAATCTCGCCCTCTTCCTTTGGCTCCTCACGTTCCCTATCTATGAGATTTCGTGCGCTTCTTGCGCCCCGTTGATACCTGTGTCTATCATCTTGGTTGTTCCCAACGGGTATTACGCAACCGTGATCTTTCTTCCTCTCCTCTGTTGGTGGCACGATAGGATGGGGCCTCTTACTTCCTCTTTCCGGAACCTTGACCCACTTAGACTCCGGCTCCTCCTACATTTTTCCTTTACCTTTGCCATAGTAAACTCTCTGATCCTTGAAAGCCTCTTGATTGCCTGCTTCCCCATTGATCACCACTCCCTTATAACTCCTTGCTCGATCCTCCGTTTTTCCTTCTGTTCCGTCCTTAGTTTCTTGTTTCTTTGGAGGATTCGGATTCAACGGGCACTGGTCCTCGTCGTGACACAGCTTGAAACGTAGCTTGCAAAACCCAAACAACTTGTCGTATTTGAGAAGAACCGGCGCCTCCTCCTCCTCATAGAACTCACCGCCTTTGAAGTCAACCGTTGTTTCAAAGCACAGTTCCTTAGCACCATCAATCACAACCCTCATCTTGCCAAAGTCCAAATCCACGTCCGTTGTCTCTCCAATAGCATCCCCTATGCTCTGGAATGTTGCTGTAGACCAGAACTCCAGCGGGAGTCCCTCCACTTTGATCCAAAAAGGAATCTCAGAGGGAAAGTTTCTAGGCATACGTGGTTGCCATCTTGCCAACGAAAGCATCCAGTAATCAAAATGATACGGCTGCATCTCCAGAACCGCTTCAATGTCTTCCTCTCTCTCAAAGTGGAACTGGAACTTCCCCATTCCCAAATCAGCACCCGTTACCCTCTCTTCCACCTTCCAGATCTTAGGTAACATTACCAGAAGTGCATCAACCTTTTGCTTCTCCGGATTCATGCATCTCCCCACCAATGTCAAAGCATAGCTTTTGATCAGGTCCGAGTTATCAAAGTGAGGTACAGAAATCTTTAACCGCTTCCGAGCCATCTCGCCATTCTTCGCATCTCCCCCCTTTCCTACTAGCTGACCCTGAGTCATTGAAAAAATAACCAAAAGCCTCAAAGTGAGAATAATGGAGTTATATGTAAATCAAGTCGAGACTGTGAAACAACGGAACACCATCAATCTCCTTTTATAGCCAAAACCACTCCAGCAAAAAATATTCTCCCAATCAAATCCATTAATACCAAATCTGTTCCAAATGATTTCCAGGATCACTATAATCCCCAATCCCCTCGTAACCATCTTAATAAAAATCTGAAATAAAATCTCCAAAAGCTTAAATATTTCCTCAACCTTCCCCAACCAGATCCCTATTTCCAAAACTTTATCAAAACAATCCCATGAATTAATATTCCAATCCACCGAATGACCAGAGAAGAATCTTGTTTTACGATTGGTGATACGCATACCACCCAAATCTGATAATTGATTTGCCGACAACCCAATCTCCACCCCAGATCGGGAAAGAATCCAGATTCTTCGATCCACCATCATCCCTCTGATCTCCTTGTCTCCCCCGAAAATCCCTAGACGCCCTTCTCCATTGATACTCCCCATCGCCCCACTCGTATCATAGTGATAGAGATCTCGGCGACTCCCTGTTAATCCGAAGATCCCCGGATCCCAATCCGTAACCTCATCGAACCCTAGATAATCGCCATCGCCGTCGCTTTCTTTTAGAGAGAGAGTTTTTGCCTCTACAAAATGGTAATTAAAAGACAATAAACGATGATGCAGTAAACAAAATTTTAATCAAATTAAAATAAATTGGCAGCGAAACTAAGTTAAACAGAGTTTTTTTCTTAGAAAATGCAATAACAGAGTTTTAAAAATAAATAATTATAAATTCAGGAAATAAAAATATGAATATATATATATATATATATATATATATATATATATCATTGGTAAAACATATCAATAAACATTGTGATACCATCTTTTCTGTTTGTGGTTGGTTTTAAAAGAAAAAACAAACAATATAAATCTGCACAACAGCTTTTTCATACATGAATCATCGGCTTCTGTAAGACTTTCTGTTATGCTTTCAACAGATGACTTCTCGCACCAGTATATGCTTTTCAAAAAACCAAGCACGTTAGAATCGCTGAAAGTAAAAAAGAATTAATTTACAATGTGTGGTTGTTTCAGCATTTTAAGTTTTTAACAAAACATATATATATTCAAAACATTGACGGAAAAAAGTATGATAAAAATATAACCAAAATTATAGAATCACAATATGAATAAGAAGTCCTTCTCTTATTATTCAATCACCAAGTTCAATATCAACATCACAAACTCACACACTTATGCATCACAATATGCATTACTATGTATAGGACTTAGATATCTCCTAATCCTCATAGTATTATCACAAACATAATATCCTAATCTTTATAGATAATCATAACTTTAAATAAGGAAAAGGAAACTTGCAACTCAAGCTTATCCAACATTCTCCCCCTTAAGCTTGAGCTTGTCTTCACACACACTTTGAACTCCAATAAGTTCACGCATCTCCTTAAACTTATTTCGACCAAGTGATTTGGTGAGGATATCAACCTTTTGTTCACTTCTCGGAATATGTTCAACTTCAACCAACTCATTTTCGACGCACTCTCTTATGAAATGAAATCTCCTATGAATATGCTTGCTTCGTCCATGAAACACCGGATTCTTTGACAATGAAATTGCTGACTTGTTATCAACCTTGATGACCACTCGTTCACTTGATTTTCCAATAGCTTCACTTAGTAATTCTTGTAACCAAATAGCTTGTTTAACAGCTTCTGTTGCAGCCATAAATTCTGATTCACATGAAGAAAGAGCTACCAGCTCTTGCTCTGTAGAACTCCAAGTTATAGGACTCTTGCCAAGGTAGAAAATATGTCCGGTTGTGCCTTTACCATCGTCAACGTCTACGTTACACGAACTATCGCTGTAACCTAACAGACCGGTACCTTTACCTCATTCATATCGCAAACCGAGAGAGATGGTGCCTCGAAGGTACCTTAGAACTTGTTTCATTGCAGCTCCGTGTGACCGTGAAGAGAAATTATAAATAATCATAATTTTTAATAAGAAAAAGGAAACTTGCAACTCAAGCTTATCCAACACAAATTTCAACCAAAATATTAGAGTTATCAAAATAGATGATATATACAAATGTATAATTTTAATATTAAAACATTGAATACCGCATAATTGTAATTTTTGGTATTACACTTTAAAATTACTTACAATTTAAATTAAATAAAAATTTTTGAAACATTCAATAAAGTTTTTGATATATTATACATTTTTCAGTTACTAATCTGCCCGTAGAATGAGCCAAACCCTAATATTATGTAAATTATTATCGTTTTCTCTTTTTTAGGGTGCACGTTTAACAAAACTGGCTTCCTTGGCCAACCTGTTTATAATTATGTTATTAACACGTCTCTGTTTTATGAGTTTTTTACACCTAGAGATACTTTCTCACTTTTCAATTACACTATAGGACACTTAGAGTTTGAGACGCACTTTCTCATTTCAAAAAGACTCTTATGATCCTAGACTTTATTCATTCTCTTATTGTCTTTATGGTTTTAATATAAAAACTATTTTTTCTCATCACATGAATCTCTTTTCTCTTCTTATTTCACTTTATGTTTTCATTTACTTTTATCTCAAATTCTAAAATATATTAAATAAAAATAATTGTTATAATAAATTATACATAAAATTCTCTATCTTTTAAGATCCATTTTGATATATATATATATATATATATATTTTAACGTGTAAACAAAATTAAGTGTAGACGTGGATACCAAAGCGTGGATGGTAGAGTTATATACTAGTTGTGGACATGAATATTTTAACATAAAAGTTGTTGGTTGATACTTTTAAGGTGTCCATGTCCAAAACTATTGTATAACTCTATTATCGTGTTAAGGTGTCCATGTCCACAACTAGTGTATAACTCTACTATCCACGCGTTGGAATCCATGTCCACAATTAATTTTGTTAACAAGTTAACCTACATATATTGAAATGGATCTTAAAAAAATAGATAATTTTATATATAATTTATTATGACAATTAGTTTTATTTAATATATTTTAGATTTTGAGATAAAAGAAAATTAAATCATGAAGTACAATAAGAAAAAAAAACTAACATTAT
Coding sequences within:
- the LOC106343531 gene encoding uncharacterized protein LOC106343531 produces the protein MARKRLKISVPHFDNSDLIKSYALTLVGRCMNPEKQKVDALLVMLPKIWKVEERVTGADLGMGKFQFHFEREEDIEAVLEMQPYHFDYWMLSLARWQPRMPRNFPSEIPFWIKVEGLPLEFWSTATFQSIGDAIGETTDVDLDFGKMRVVIDGAKELCFETTVDFKGGEFYEEEEAPVLLKYDKLFGFCKLRFKLCHDEDQCPLNPNPPKKQETKDGTEGKTEDRARSYKGVVINGEAGNQEAFKDQRVYYGKGKGKM